The following is a genomic window from Insulibacter thermoxylanivorax.
GTATTCAAAAATACACAATCAAACTTTAGTAATCTTCACTTGGAAGGTTTCCGGACCCTGCTCGAGATATTCCCAGGTGAACTCGTTTGGGTGCATCGCGTTCAATTGGTAGTGAAGCGGTACAGGATCATGGTCATTGATGATCAACATGGCTTCCTTCGATGCAAGGCTGTGGAAAGTTTCGAAAATCACTTTATGTTTCAACTGCGGCGGATATTCGGTTACCCGTACTGTTGCTTTAAATTCACTCATTTCAT
Proteins encoded in this region:
- a CDS encoding DUF2249 domain-containing protein translates to MSEFKATVRVTEYPPQLKHKVIFETFHSLASKEAMLIINDHDPVPLHYQLNAMHPNEFTWEYLEQGPETFQVKITKV